From a single Deltaproteobacteria bacterium genomic region:
- a CDS encoding SDR family oxidoreductase produces MKRFIDKTALVTGATSGIGRATAVAFAREGARVVVAGRRDNEGEETVRLVHEAGGEGIFVKTDVTVESDIEALVEKTIAAYGRIDCAFNNAGTINLSPIVEQTEANYKSIMDVNVKGVFLCLKHEIPQMVKTGGGAIVNSSSLAGILGSRENSLYSASKHAVLGLTRSTALEAAKSGIRVNAVCGAFIKGTMEDIFMDFKGITEEQSAATIPIGRLGEPEEIARTVLFLCSDDASFITGSFLSIDGGYSAQ; encoded by the coding sequence ATGAAAAGGTTCATAGATAAGACAGCATTAGTAACGGGGGCGACTTCGGGAATAGGTCGAGCAACCGCGGTGGCATTCGCACGGGAAGGCGCCAGGGTTGTCGTCGCAGGAAGGCGGGACAACGAGGGTGAGGAAACCGTTCGCCTGGTACATGAGGCGGGCGGCGAGGGCATCTTCGTAAAAACCGACGTAACAGTTGAGTCCGATATAGAGGCCCTGGTTGAAAAGACAATTGCAGCTTACGGGCGCATAGACTGCGCATTTAATAACGCCGGCACAATTAACCTCTCTCCCATTGTCGAGCAGACAGAGGCTAATTATAAGTCGATCATGGACGTTAACGTTAAAGGCGTATTCCTCTGTCTCAAGCATGAGATACCTCAAATGGTAAAAACGGGAGGGGGCGCAATTGTCAATTCATCTTCTCTGGCGGGCATTTTAGGCTCCCGCGAGAACAGCTTGTATTCGGCCAGTAAGCATGCGGTATTAGGGTTGACCAGATCCACAGCGTTGGAGGCGGCAAAATCGGGGATTCGTGTGAACGCCGTTTGCGGCGCGTTTATTAAAGGGACCATGGAAGATATTTTTATGGACTTTAAAGGAATAACCGAAGAACAATCGGCTGCCACCATACCTATCGGCCGTTTGGGAGAGCCCGAAGAGATTGCCCGTACGGTGCTCTTTCTTTGCTCCGACGACGCCTCATTTATAACCGGGTCATTCCTGTCAATCGACGGAGGTTATTCGGCACAATGA
- a CDS encoding multidrug effflux MFS transporter encodes MSNKFTKREQKWVFGLAFAVIILSWMSIKISMPALPKLSEVFHSAPGGVKLSVTIFFIFFAVSQPVWGGITQKIGCRPTLLIGILVSIAGSLIAMLAFDLPSYIIGRGLEGLGMGSASPVARTMLTDVFDRKYLARSMGTISGTASIMPALAPIIGGYLLTWIDWRAIFGFFLILSVLYFALAYRDLPETRFHSDKDPRPTTPELLGYYLSILKNTSFWGYALCYAVMTGGLLGYYSAAPYWFVSQLGIAANHYAFLTVPTVVLYIFGLFVNRMLLKRYDLEKLLFLGISSAVLTAILTLGLAFANASGLIVIIVLLSLFGFSAGLVMPAVNAGAMARFKKVAGPASALLVMTVFGMSSITASWAMRIDIGTLWPVALYLGVLSLIGLFANFFWVWLPYKNNVREEIH; translated from the coding sequence ATGAGCAATAAATTTACGAAACGCGAGCAAAAGTGGGTTTTCGGACTCGCATTTGCGGTAATTATATTGAGCTGGATGTCTATTAAGATTTCCATGCCTGCATTGCCAAAGCTGTCGGAGGTTTTCCACAGCGCCCCCGGCGGTGTGAAACTATCGGTTACGATCTTTTTTATTTTCTTTGCCGTTTCTCAGCCGGTTTGGGGTGGAATTACGCAAAAAATAGGGTGCAGGCCGACGTTACTTATCGGCATACTGGTCAGCATAGCCGGTTCTTTGATAGCCATGCTGGCTTTTGATCTGCCGTCCTATATAATCGGACGAGGGTTAGAAGGGCTGGGAATGGGAAGCGCTTCTCCGGTTGCAAGGACTATGCTGACAGATGTTTTCGATCGGAAGTATCTGGCACGATCTATGGGCACGATCAGCGGCACCGCGTCCATCATGCCGGCTTTGGCCCCGATTATCGGAGGTTATCTGCTGACCTGGATCGATTGGCGCGCGATTTTCGGTTTTTTCTTGATTCTATCGGTTCTGTATTTCGCATTAGCCTACCGGGACTTACCCGAAACCCGGTTTCATTCGGATAAAGACCCGCGTCCGACAACTCCCGAATTGCTCGGCTATTATCTCTCAATTCTGAAAAATACGTCATTCTGGGGATATGCTCTTTGTTATGCCGTAATGACCGGCGGGCTGCTCGGGTACTATTCAGCCGCGCCTTACTGGTTTGTTTCTCAGCTGGGTATTGCCGCCAATCACTACGCGTTTCTCACTGTCCCCACGGTTGTGTTGTACATATTCGGTCTTTTTGTAAACCGCATGCTTTTGAAAAGATATGATCTGGAGAAACTTCTCTTTCTGGGAATATCGTCGGCGGTTTTGACGGCAATCCTAACCCTCGGTCTCGCTTTTGCAAATGCTTCAGGTCTGATCGTTATTATAGTCTTGCTCAGCTTGTTTGGATTTAGCGCGGGCCTGGTAATGCCGGCGGTTAACGCCGGGGCAATGGCTCGGTTTAAGAAGGTTGCGGGGCCCGCTTCCGCGCTACTGGTAATGACCGTATTCGGCATGTCCTCGATAACCGCGAGCTGGGCGATGAGAATTGATATAGGCACTCTGTGGCCGGTTGCATTATATCTGGGGGTTTTGTCATTGATCGGGTTGTTTGCTAATTTCTTTTGGGTATGGCTTCCATACAAAAATAATGTTAGAGAAGAAATACATTGA